Proteins encoded within one genomic window of Legionella sp. PC997:
- a CDS encoding GNAT family N-acetyltransferase, translating to MLIFSTTLFNHKLKFTPLSECMDHLSLAAAWAEGEWGYIRNKGVEYRKNLLNGLKDYVYVGTLGDEPVALFAIFPKEMAAEFSNKKFKAPAVSELMYVYVDKPYRGLGLGRQIIEKAKQIAKAQEAEFIMLDTLKPSLNRFYGNGKEHSKTQIIAENQLFSHPTDVLVIKL from the coding sequence CCACGTTATTTAATCATAAATTGAAGTTTACTCCATTATCTGAATGTATGGATCATTTGTCGTTGGCTGCAGCTTGGGCTGAGGGTGAATGGGGATATATTCGGAATAAAGGTGTTGAATACCGTAAGAATCTTCTTAATGGCTTGAAGGATTATGTGTATGTAGGAACATTGGGCGATGAGCCTGTCGCGCTTTTTGCTATTTTTCCCAAAGAAATGGCTGCTGAGTTTAGCAATAAAAAATTTAAAGCGCCTGCTGTGAGTGAGTTAATGTATGTTTATGTGGACAAACCCTATCGCGGTTTAGGTTTAGGTAGGCAAATAATTGAGAAAGCGAAGCAAATAGCAAAAGCACAAGAGGCGGAATTCATCATGCTTGATACTTTAAAACCTTCATTAAATCGGTTTTATGGAAATGGTAAGGAACATTCCAAGACTCAAATTATTGCAGAAAATCAATTGTTTTCTCACCCTACCGATGTACTGGTAATTAAATTGTAG
- a CDS encoding AraC family transcriptional regulator, whose protein sequence is MELRSYHTESCSHSHDFAQWILPLSGSMELEAGHYSGVVKEHIGVFIAPNERHCFAGSMENLFLVIDVPTENHLFEEGRSHAFDLTTNIKKLITFTHHYLADHEGDIFADSLINQLIIHFATKSCTPELDPVAIKAKNWIDLNFPHAVNVSKVAQYCYLSISQLQRRFKLALGCSVAEYWRFKKLHHAQQLLASQDRSIEAIALAVGYENLSAFSRRFSKVFGESPSQWRTKALSAHKMREMDNSY, encoded by the coding sequence ATGGAGCTTCGTTCCTATCATACTGAAAGTTGTAGTCATTCTCATGATTTTGCACAATGGATTCTTCCTCTTTCCGGTTCTATGGAGTTAGAAGCGGGTCATTACTCAGGGGTTGTAAAGGAGCATATTGGAGTATTCATCGCACCTAATGAAAGGCATTGTTTTGCTGGGAGTATGGAAAATCTTTTTTTAGTGATTGATGTGCCTACTGAAAATCATCTTTTCGAAGAGGGTAGATCGCATGCCTTTGATTTAACAACCAATATTAAAAAACTCATCACCTTTACACATCACTACTTGGCAGATCATGAAGGAGATATTTTTGCTGATTCTTTGATTAATCAATTAATTATTCATTTTGCCACTAAATCGTGTACACCTGAATTGGATCCCGTTGCGATTAAGGCAAAAAACTGGATTGATTTGAATTTTCCCCATGCAGTTAATGTAAGTAAAGTGGCACAATATTGCTATCTCAGCATCAGTCAACTGCAACGGCGATTCAAACTTGCTCTAGGTTGTAGTGTGGCAGAGTACTGGCGCTTTAAAAAATTGCATCATGCTCAGCAATTACTTGCTTCACAAGATCGCTCTATTGAAGCCATCGCTCTTGCAGTAGGTTATGAAAATTTGTCTGCGTTCAGTCGACGCTTCAGTAAAGTATTTGGTGAATCGCCTTCTCAATGGAGAACAAAAGCGTTATCAGCACATAAAATGCGTGAAATGGATAACTCATACTGA
- a CDS encoding DMT family transporter — protein sequence MNKSNASFFKGMFFLILAQIMVGINIVFSKYVLSSIPVVFILTLRFTLAALILLPLHWFTAAKNKPVRFYFSQLKLRDWYFIGAQAISAGILFNFLILWGLNYTDANVAGIITSALPAIIAIMSWLILGEKISGKKTICVGFATLGLIIIAYNKLAGIEANHSFFGDALVLISLLPEATYYILSRIHANSLPVFLISSLLNAMNALLLILCLSFSSWSDLTIHPIDWLILIILGLSSGLFYVFWNFGCQKVDGVMASLSTAVMPLATVLIAWMLLGERLTTGQSIGMGMVILSIAVYAKR from the coding sequence ATGAACAAATCCAATGCTTCTTTTTTCAAGGGTATGTTTTTCCTTATTTTGGCGCAAATTATGGTGGGTATAAATATTGTTTTTTCCAAGTATGTCCTCTCTTCGATTCCCGTGGTATTTATATTAACACTCCGCTTTACTCTGGCTGCGCTCATTTTATTGCCTTTGCATTGGTTTACAGCCGCGAAAAACAAACCGGTTAGGTTTTATTTTTCTCAGTTGAAGTTAAGAGATTGGTATTTTATTGGGGCTCAGGCAATTTCCGCTGGAATATTGTTTAATTTCCTTATCTTATGGGGATTAAATTATACCGATGCTAATGTGGCAGGTATTATTACCAGTGCCTTGCCAGCCATCATCGCGATCATGTCTTGGCTTATTCTGGGTGAAAAAATTTCAGGGAAAAAAACTATTTGTGTAGGATTTGCCACACTGGGATTAATAATTATTGCTTACAATAAGCTGGCTGGAATTGAAGCGAACCATTCTTTTTTTGGAGATGCACTTGTTTTAATTTCTCTTTTGCCCGAAGCGACCTATTATATTTTAAGCAGAATACATGCTAATTCTCTGCCAGTGTTTCTGATTTCTTCTTTACTCAATGCTATGAATGCCCTTTTATTAATACTTTGTTTAAGTTTTAGTTCTTGGAGTGACTTAACGATCCATCCAATAGATTGGCTTATTCTAATCATTTTAGGTTTAAGCTCTGGCCTTTTTTATGTTTTTTGGAATTTTGGATGTCAGAAAGTAGATGGTGTGATGGCCTCATTATCTACCGCGGTGATGCCCTTGGCTACCGTACTTATTGCCTGGATGTTGCTTGGTGAACGTTTGACTACTGGACAATCTATAGGGATGGGAATGGTAATTCTGTCTATAGCCGTATATGCAAAGCGCTAA
- a CDS encoding 5-carboxymethyl-2-hydroxymuconate Delta-isomerase produces MPHLILELSSNIKTRPLNQLFDKLHHLLAEKLPTQLSNCRSRCMVHPLFFIGDQRIENAFVHLTLKILPGREDAKKKNLAKEIFDSLKDFFRSEENQLNIMFSVEILDLDGHYFKG; encoded by the coding sequence ATGCCTCACTTGATTTTGGAATTAAGCAGTAATATTAAGACTCGGCCTTTAAATCAGTTATTTGATAAGTTACATCATTTGCTTGCAGAAAAACTTCCTACTCAATTATCAAATTGTAGGAGCAGATGTATGGTGCATCCGTTATTTTTTATTGGAGATCAAAGAATTGAAAATGCATTTGTACATTTAACTCTGAAAATACTCCCTGGGAGAGAAGATGCTAAGAAAAAAAACCTAGCTAAAGAGATTTTTGATTCATTAAAGGATTTTTTCAGATCGGAAGAAAATCAATTAAATATCATGTTTTCAGTAGAAATATTAGACTTGGATGGCCATTATTTTAAAGGTTAA
- a CDS encoding archease translates to MIAKKKWEHFSHESDIGVRGYGSTLSAAFAMGALALTNVITNAQSVQPNKTLHITCEAPSQEILFVDWLNAIIYNMAVHNMLFSQFEVSIKDLQLTAIIAGEPVDIKRHQPAVEVKGATFTELKVFHDNKSWIAQCVVDV, encoded by the coding sequence ATGATTGCGAAAAAAAAATGGGAACATTTTTCTCATGAATCAGATATCGGGGTAAGAGGATATGGTTCTACTTTATCTGCGGCGTTTGCTATGGGAGCTTTAGCTTTGACCAATGTGATTACAAACGCCCAATCGGTCCAACCCAATAAGACATTGCATATAACGTGTGAGGCACCAAGCCAGGAAATTTTATTTGTCGACTGGTTAAATGCCATCATTTATAACATGGCTGTTCATAACATGCTTTTTAGCCAGTTCGAGGTTTCCATCAAGGATTTGCAGTTAACTGCTATAATTGCAGGAGAACCCGTGGATATCAAGCGACATCAACCCGCAGTAGAAGTCAAGGGTGCTACGTTCACCGAATTAAAAGTGTTCCACGACAATAAGTCTTGGATCGCACAATGTGTTGTTGATGTATAA
- a CDS encoding RtcB family protein, with protein MDLNLLEKISDVEWRIPKHGKMRVPGIIFASEELILNMDMKVHEQVSNVATLPGIVRGSYAMPDAHWGYGFPIGGVAAFDPDNDGVVSAGGVGFDISCGVRLLSTGLKREEFDPYKEQLADSLFAHIPAGVGSKSRINLTMKQMDDMLRGGAVWAVKQGYGEREDLERIEDNGRVAGALPEHVSEQAKKRQKNEMGTLGSGNHYLEIQEVRTVYCEKTAAAFGLAQGDVVVSIHCGSRGLGHQIGTDFLRSMLIHAQQYGIQLIDRELACAPIRSPMGERYLGAMRSAINCALANREIITHFMREVFQNEIPGTQIKLIYDVSHNTCKEETHEVDGKTMRLFVHRKGATRAFGPGNPQLTQALSHVGQPVIIGGSMGTSSYVLVGTASAELKSFGSACHGAGRAMSRHQATKQWRGSEIIDRLAQQGILIRSSSYRGVAEEAPEAYKNVDFVVDSAQESGLTKKVAKLIPIVCIKG; from the coding sequence ATGGATCTAAATCTGTTAGAAAAAATAAGTGATGTTGAATGGCGAATTCCCAAACATGGGAAGATGCGCGTTCCTGGGATTATTTTTGCTTCAGAAGAGTTGATCCTTAATATGGATATGAAAGTCCATGAACAAGTCAGTAACGTAGCAACTTTGCCAGGCATTGTTCGTGGTTCCTATGCTATGCCTGATGCACATTGGGGGTATGGATTCCCAATTGGAGGTGTTGCTGCATTTGATCCGGATAATGACGGTGTGGTTTCTGCTGGGGGTGTGGGTTTTGATATTTCTTGTGGGGTACGACTTTTATCTACAGGTCTTAAACGGGAAGAATTTGATCCTTATAAGGAACAATTGGCAGATTCACTCTTTGCTCATATCCCGGCAGGCGTAGGAAGTAAAAGCCGGATTAATCTAACAATGAAGCAAATGGATGATATGCTGCGTGGTGGGGCTGTTTGGGCTGTCAAGCAAGGATATGGTGAACGTGAAGATTTGGAACGAATCGAAGATAATGGTCGAGTAGCAGGGGCGTTACCTGAACATGTTTCAGAACAAGCCAAAAAACGACAAAAAAATGAAATGGGTACTTTAGGTTCAGGCAACCATTATTTAGAAATTCAAGAAGTACGAACTGTATATTGTGAAAAAACCGCTGCTGCATTTGGTTTAGCTCAAGGAGACGTAGTAGTGAGTATTCATTGCGGTTCTCGCGGATTAGGTCATCAAATTGGAACCGATTTTCTGCGTTCCATGTTAATTCATGCACAGCAATATGGTATTCAACTTATTGATCGAGAATTAGCCTGCGCGCCTATTCGTTCCCCGATGGGTGAACGTTATTTAGGCGCGATGCGTTCAGCAATTAATTGTGCCCTGGCAAATCGAGAAATTATTACTCATTTTATGCGTGAGGTTTTTCAGAATGAGATACCAGGAACGCAAATCAAACTTATCTATGATGTATCCCATAACACCTGTAAGGAGGAAACGCATGAGGTAGATGGTAAGACCATGCGTTTATTTGTCCATCGCAAAGGAGCCACTCGAGCTTTTGGTCCTGGAAATCCTCAATTAACCCAAGCTTTAAGCCATGTAGGCCAACCGGTAATTATTGGGGGCAGCATGGGTACCTCATCGTATGTTCTTGTGGGAACAGCAAGTGCCGAACTTAAATCTTTTGGCTCTGCTTGTCATGGTGCAGGACGTGCCATGAGTCGACATCAAGCCACCAAGCAATGGAGGGGTAGTGAAATCATTGATCGATTAGCACAACAAGGCATTCTAATTCGCAGTAGTTCCTATCGGGGCGTAGCAGAGGAGGCTCCGGAGGCCTACAAGAATGTTGATTTCGTTGTTGATTCGGCCCAAGAATCCGGACTAACCAAAAAGGTCGCCAAGCTTATACCTATTGTTTGTATTAAAGGATAG
- the tehB gene encoding SAM-dependent methyltransferase TehB has protein sequence MAAFYDDLICYKQLHITHDGKLKFFLEKHSTKEGTWGKLQVHAGEIDFVFLDGHGNELSRQCLNEKNAQIIIPPASWHKIIPISPVFNASLDFYCKPHRYFDKKYKLGNVHSDLYYVYTTYFQHQNKLKILDVGCGSGRNPLFLALKGHTVTGMDHNEAAIENIRKIAHDEKIATLNPVVHDLHHPLNLEKEAYDLVIATVSLQFLNAERIPSLLHELRDATVMQGFHFLVFPIRSEQFELPSFFTYLADPEELYHDYQDCGWSILEYRETIGKLHKLDESGKPIQGLFGLLLAQKTL, from the coding sequence ATGGCTGCTTTTTATGATGATCTTATTTGCTATAAACAACTCCATATAACCCATGATGGGAAGCTCAAATTCTTCCTAGAGAAGCACAGTACCAAAGAAGGAACCTGGGGTAAACTACAAGTTCACGCTGGGGAAATTGATTTTGTTTTCTTAGACGGACATGGAAACGAATTGTCTCGCCAATGCCTAAATGAAAAAAACGCACAAATCATAATCCCCCCTGCTTCTTGGCACAAGATAATACCCATCAGTCCGGTTTTTAATGCCTCTTTAGACTTTTATTGTAAACCCCATCGCTATTTTGATAAAAAATACAAATTAGGTAATGTGCATTCTGATTTATATTATGTTTATACCACCTACTTCCAGCACCAAAACAAATTAAAGATTCTTGATGTAGGTTGTGGTTCAGGAAGAAACCCTCTTTTCTTAGCACTTAAGGGGCATACGGTAACTGGAATGGATCATAATGAAGCGGCTATAGAAAACATTCGTAAGATCGCTCATGATGAAAAAATAGCCACACTTAATCCTGTAGTGCATGATCTCCACCATCCATTAAATCTTGAAAAAGAAGCTTATGATTTAGTCATTGCAACCGTATCCCTACAATTTTTAAATGCGGAACGAATTCCATCTCTTTTGCATGAATTACGAGATGCCACCGTAATGCAAGGATTTCATTTTCTGGTTTTCCCGATTCGGTCAGAGCAATTTGAATTACCCTCATTCTTTACTTACTTGGCCGACCCCGAAGAACTTTATCATGATTATCAAGACTGCGGCTGGTCCATTTTAGAATATAGAGAAACCATCGGGAAACTACATAAGCTTGATGAATCAGGCAAGCCAATTCAGGGTCTCTTTGGTCTTTTGCTGGCGCAAAAAACTTTGTAG
- a CDS encoding DNA-3-methyladenine glycosylase translates to MNIFNERAGLGMSTSLILHPVAPFRLDYTVFALRRRSKNNVDLWDGQHYTRLLVMDNMPVKVVVTQELNEAQLLLTIESEYPELFLNRIGNELEKLLGLKCNLNHFYQITQQDAQLQPVVCQFKGLKPPRFPSIFEALVNAISCQQISLDAGLHIQNRLTEFLSIRLQEKERVLYAFPRPDAVANCTVSELKKIGYSTHKSETLIQIAAAIVDDQSSFSSLENKSNDEVLSFLCRFKGIGRWTAEYVLLRGLGRTDIFPGDDVGAQNNLYQMLHLDKKPDYKKIAEITAKWYPYAGLVYFHLLLKKLDEKRVLK, encoded by the coding sequence ATGAATATTTTCAACGAAAGAGCAGGTTTGGGCATGAGCACCTCTTTGATTTTACATCCTGTTGCGCCTTTTAGATTGGATTATACTGTTTTTGCTTTACGCAGAAGAAGTAAAAACAATGTGGATCTATGGGATGGGCAACATTACACAAGACTGTTAGTCATGGACAACATGCCTGTCAAAGTGGTTGTTACACAAGAACTCAATGAGGCGCAACTATTACTCACTATTGAGAGCGAATACCCCGAGTTATTTTTAAACCGCATTGGTAATGAACTGGAGAAGCTTCTGGGGCTAAAATGCAATTTAAATCATTTTTATCAAATCACGCAACAAGATGCTCAATTACAACCTGTTGTTTGCCAATTTAAAGGTCTTAAACCCCCCCGATTTCCTTCCATTTTTGAAGCACTGGTTAATGCGATTTCCTGTCAACAAATATCTCTAGACGCTGGATTGCATATTCAAAATCGATTGACCGAGTTCTTAAGTATAAGACTACAGGAAAAAGAGCGAGTCCTTTATGCATTTCCAAGACCGGATGCAGTGGCAAATTGCACCGTTTCTGAACTTAAAAAAATAGGCTATAGCACTCATAAAAGTGAAACTCTAATTCAAATCGCAGCGGCCATTGTTGACGATCAATCAAGTTTTAGTTCTTTGGAAAATAAATCAAATGATGAGGTCCTTAGCTTTTTATGTCGTTTTAAAGGAATAGGACGTTGGACGGCTGAATATGTTTTATTACGCGGTTTGGGACGAACCGATATTTTTCCTGGTGATGATGTGGGTGCACAAAATAATTTATATCAAATGTTACATCTTGATAAGAAGCCAGATTATAAAAAAATAGCGGAAATCACTGCGAAATGGTATCCCTATGCAGGGCTTGTTTATTTTCATTTATTATTAAAAAAACTGGATGAAAAAAGGGTACTAAAATAA
- a CDS encoding nitric-oxide reductase large subunit, translating into MDYLSSNSIAEPINSDKVSNVLKWVLLITAIICFIILIWGTYKTYQLAPPLPQQFQSPSGQVVMTAEDIVAGKAGFQRADLMDYGSLYGMGSYFGEDYTAKYLVSLGRITEDKIAQQRFGKPFMNLAEGEQYVVRQAMQRDLQQTDLSQPISMLSQPVADAIVQLRNQISQTLLNHDPETGWTKAYSLNQQTALQTADFLIYSSLTTIAHRPGQNSSYTNNWPYEPTMGNTPTPNTFFWTWVSFCFVFLGFGAVLYIYHRFLSGPDDAFKTPIFWGFEPLTPSQRKVGQYFVIVALVLLIQIAVGVIMAHYYAERTGFYGININDFLPFNFLRDVHIQTPIVWIALSWVSAAVFMAPLISKKEAKRQGLLVDLLFWVTLFIVGGAIIGNYLGIMGYVNESWFWIGNQGLSYLQLGRLWQIGFCLGLFLWSFIVFRGMWPTWNGLKTATVEFWTGRIRLEHLFWASTINVAVLYCFGMIPLTGIEKSFTITDFWRWWVVHLWVEQSFEFFAACATAYLLMGTGLVSRALAERTMYFETILIFLGGIIGTGHHWYWTGTPDLWVPLGTMFSFIEVLPLVLLIIDSIEHRQLIKRERAFTYNLAYVYILGASFWNFVGAGVFGGGTLNAPLVNYYEHGTFLTLNHAHTALFGAFGLLGLGLIYFCLRYAAGDRYPWSDRLGIWAFWLYNLGLVLWIVLNFFPIGWAQLMDVYEHGFAHSRSLEFYNTTLLWQWLRFPGDVVFALGALLMAYDFIKKLRPFFPRWVGAKTLEQQPVEDLRAM; encoded by the coding sequence ATGGATTATCTATCCTCAAATTCAATCGCTGAACCCATCAACTCGGATAAAGTCTCAAACGTATTAAAATGGGTTCTTTTAATTACGGCCATTATTTGCTTTATCATATTAATTTGGGGAACCTATAAAACCTATCAACTTGCCCCTCCTTTACCGCAGCAATTTCAATCCCCTTCGGGACAGGTCGTCATGACTGCAGAGGATATAGTCGCGGGTAAAGCAGGTTTTCAACGTGCAGACCTTATGGATTATGGAAGTCTTTATGGAATGGGTTCTTATTTTGGCGAGGATTATACGGCAAAATATTTAGTAAGCCTGGGACGAATTACAGAGGATAAAATAGCACAACAACGTTTTGGCAAACCTTTTATGAATCTGGCTGAAGGGGAACAATACGTCGTTCGCCAAGCAATGCAACGCGATTTACAACAGACAGATTTGAGCCAACCAATCAGTATGTTGTCGCAGCCAGTAGCTGATGCGATAGTGCAATTGCGGAATCAAATTTCACAAACCCTACTTAATCATGATCCAGAAACCGGTTGGACCAAAGCGTACAGCTTGAATCAGCAAACTGCCCTGCAGACGGCTGATTTTCTAATTTATTCTTCCCTTACTACAATTGCTCATAGACCAGGACAAAACAGTTCTTATACCAATAATTGGCCCTATGAACCTACAATGGGTAACACACCCACACCCAATACTTTCTTCTGGACCTGGGTATCATTTTGTTTCGTATTTTTGGGGTTTGGCGCAGTACTTTATATTTATCATCGCTTTTTGAGTGGGCCTGATGACGCATTCAAAACACCTATATTTTGGGGATTTGAGCCCTTAACGCCGAGTCAGCGCAAGGTGGGGCAGTATTTTGTAATTGTGGCACTGGTTTTGCTGATTCAAATCGCTGTAGGTGTAATTATGGCGCACTATTATGCAGAACGTACGGGTTTTTATGGAATAAATATCAATGATTTTTTACCTTTTAATTTCTTGCGTGATGTACACATCCAGACACCGATTGTTTGGATCGCTCTTTCATGGGTGAGCGCGGCAGTTTTTATGGCACCGCTTATCAGTAAAAAAGAAGCGAAAAGACAAGGTCTGCTAGTCGACCTTCTCTTTTGGGTCACCCTTTTTATTGTGGGCGGTGCAATCATTGGTAATTACTTGGGAATTATGGGATATGTGAATGAATCTTGGTTTTGGATAGGTAATCAGGGATTATCCTATCTGCAGCTCGGTCGATTATGGCAAATTGGATTCTGTTTAGGGCTTTTCTTGTGGAGTTTTATCGTGTTCCGAGGTATGTGGCCTACGTGGAATGGCTTAAAAACTGCTACGGTTGAGTTTTGGACCGGTCGTATTCGTTTAGAGCATCTTTTTTGGGCAAGCACGATAAATGTGGCTGTATTGTATTGTTTTGGCATGATTCCTTTAACCGGAATTGAAAAATCGTTCACAATCACGGACTTCTGGCGTTGGTGGGTGGTTCACCTCTGGGTGGAGCAGTCTTTTGAGTTTTTTGCAGCGTGTGCTACGGCTTATCTTTTAATGGGAACAGGGCTTGTATCTCGTGCTTTAGCGGAACGAACAATGTATTTTGAAACCATTTTAATATTCTTAGGCGGTATTATTGGCACAGGTCATCACTGGTATTGGACTGGCACTCCGGATCTGTGGGTGCCATTAGGAACAATGTTTTCCTTTATTGAAGTATTGCCTTTGGTTCTTCTTATCATTGATTCCATTGAACATCGTCAATTAATTAAACGAGAACGTGCGTTTACCTATAATCTGGCCTATGTCTATATCTTGGGGGCCTCTTTTTGGAATTTTGTGGGCGCAGGAGTATTTGGTGGCGGTACGCTGAATGCCCCACTTGTAAATTATTATGAGCATGGAACTTTTCTTACTTTAAACCATGCCCATACGGCACTATTCGGGGCATTTGGTTTGCTGGGTCTTGGTTTAATTTATTTTTGTTTACGTTATGCCGCAGGAGATCGCTACCCATGGAGTGATCGTTTAGGAATCTGGGCTTTTTGGTTATATAACCTGGGGCTTGTTTTATGGATTGTTTTGAATTTCTTTCCTATTGGGTGGGCGCAGTTGATGGATGTGTATGAGCATGGTTTTGCTCATTCACGAAGCCTTGAATTTTATAATACAACCTTATTATGGCAATGGTTACGCTTTCCTGGAGATGTTGTATTTGCTTTAGGCGCATTATTGATGGCCTATGATTTTATCAAAAAGCTGCGTCCATTTTTTCCACGTTGGGTAGGAGCGAAGACTTTAGAACAACAACCTGTTGAGGATTTGAGAGCAATGTAA
- a CDS encoding DUF488 family protein, whose product MPELFTIGHSTHTLQEFLEIIQAHQITHVVDVRTIPRSRTVPWFNKGEFEKSLGKEKIAYTHIAKLGGLRKVEKNSINTGWRNPSFRGFADYMQTEDFLEGIDALNHLIKDYKVAIMCAEAVPWRCHRSLIGDAEIIRDYTVWDIMNKTTAKPHQLTSFAVVDKKKEPVQIYYPQQ is encoded by the coding sequence ATGCCTGAGCTTTTTACGATTGGTCATTCAACACATACTTTGCAGGAGTTTCTTGAAATAATTCAAGCACATCAAATAACTCATGTTGTTGATGTGCGAACAATACCTCGTTCGCGCACTGTTCCATGGTTTAATAAAGGAGAATTTGAAAAATCGCTTGGAAAAGAAAAAATTGCGTACACACACATTGCTAAATTAGGTGGTTTGCGTAAGGTTGAAAAAAACTCTATTAATACTGGATGGCGAAATCCGAGTTTTCGTGGATTTGCTGATTATATGCAAACGGAGGATTTTCTTGAAGGAATTGATGCCTTAAATCATTTAATAAAAGACTATAAAGTTGCGATTATGTGTGCCGAAGCAGTCCCTTGGCGGTGTCATCGTTCGCTCATTGGGGATGCTGAAATAATTCGAGATTATACCGTTTGGGATATAATGAACAAAACAACCGCAAAACCCCATCAGTTGACTTCTTTTGCTGTGGTAGATAAAAAGAAGGAGCCCGTGCAAATTTATTATCCTCAACAGTAA